Proteins encoded by one window of Rhodamnia argentea isolate NSW1041297 chromosome 6, ASM2092103v1, whole genome shotgun sequence:
- the LOC115745663 gene encoding uncharacterized protein LOC115745663, translating into MPVLGESSEHTKPRRPRNQLSNPIQETTDPSPSLFVPPNRTKPTISSFLHPESPNEHVPTTMNPTKKKHFASSRFRGLGCTASASQQVSVPAVIRASADWEKRKVKKKKQKRGGGGGGGGGGNQTVGVDGGGSSFGGCNSGSSCVVAEDAWCGPGIGFSAADADCVVVGRRNLSARGMMDGDNIGPRERLCVSRRTVNPEEFVLDSDPAFGTSHPGSEAYVPGPRRYRHIRHPSPEGLAEIMVLHTSLVMGGRLDSLDRYRGWRLDIDNMTYEQLLELGDRIGYVSTGLKGDQIAHCIRKIKLTNLNDLARHFAAKADRKCSICQEEFEEGDELGKLNCGHGYHMECIKQWLGQKNACPVCKSEVVAQS; encoded by the exons ATGCCTGTTTTGGGAGAGAGCTCTGAGCACACCAAACCCAGAAGGCCGAGAAACCAACTCAGCAATCCCATTCAAGAAACCACAGATCCAAGTCCTTCACTCTTCGTCCCTCCAAACCGCACTAAACCCACCATATCTTCATTCCTTCACCCGGAATCCCCCAATGAACACGTGCCCACGACCATGAACCCCACCAAGAAGAAGCATTTCGCATCGTCAAGATTCAGGGGGCTCGGGTGCACGGCCTCCGCATCGCAGCAGGTCTCTGTGCCAGCAGTGATTAGGGCATCCGCGGATTGggagaagaggaaggtgaagaagaagaaacagaagagaggtggcggtggcggtggcggtggcggtggcaatCAAACAGTGGGGGTCGATGGTGGTGGGTCAAGCTTCGGGGGTTGCAATTCTGGGTCTTCTTGCGTGGTGGCTGAGGACGCTTGGTGTGGTCCTGGAATTGGCTTCTCAGCTGCTGATGCCGACTGTGTGGTGGTCGGCAGGAGGAACTTGTCTGCAAGAGGGATGATGGATGGCGATAATATTGGTCCAagagag CGACTTTGTGTCTCACGGCGGACTGTGAATCCAGAAGAGTTCGTTCTGGATTCCGACCCCGCCTTTGGAACCAGTCACCCGGGGTCGGAAGCATATGTGCCTGGACCTCGCCGCTACCGCCATATTCGACATCCTTCACCTGAAGGCCTTGCTGAG ATTATGGTGCTTCACACAAGCCTTGTGATGGGAGGAAGGTTAGACTCACTCGATCGTTACCGAGGCTGGAGACTCGACATTGATAATATGACTTATGAG CAATTGCTTGAGCTTGGCGATAGGATTGGCTACGTGAGTACTGGCCTCAAAGGCGATCAGATAGCTCACTGCATCAGAAAAATCAAGCTCACAAATCTGAATGATTTGGCGCGTCATTTCGCTGCAAAAGCAGATAGGAAGTGCAGCATTTGCCAA GAAGAATTTGAAGAAGGCGATGAGCTCGGGAAGTTGAATTGCGGGCACGGGTATCATATGGAATGCATAAAGCAGTGGCTTGGGCAGAAGAATGCATGCCCGGTTTGCAAGTCCGAAGTGGTGGCTCAGTCCTAG
- the LOC115745416 gene encoding uncharacterized protein LOC115745416 isoform X1 → MSGLLSDLRLVARLAGPSRRKQGTVPWARSVSVPGPWPPANRAGPLAPRLRALVAGEKPAICTADELHYVPVSGSEWKLALWRYLPSPNATRRNHPLLLLSGVGTNAIGYDLSPEASFARHMSSQGFDTWILEVRGAGLSARQLDYEEAKRSLNAVSDWTESVLLAGQSSNIISQLRDFSKKLVDIIERGQNVVPSPLVGLQERLSSTLEDFQKQLDVIENYDWDFDHYLEEDVPTAMDYLRTYSKSKDSKLLAIGHSMGGILLYAMLSRYGNAGKDPGLVSVATLGSSLDYTSSRSSLKWLLPLVEPAQALNVPVVPLGGLIAAAHPLASRPPFSWLNLQISAQAMMHPELMEKLVMNNFGTVPARLLLQLTTAFQDGGLCDRRGTFFYKDHIDKCNVPVLALAGDLDLICPPDAVYETAKLIPKHLLTYKVFGEPGGPHYAHYDLVGGGMVWKAHHLYFFLNTDNLYVIFE, encoded by the exons atgtcgGGTCTTCTTTCGGATCTCCGCTTGGTAGCCCGCTTGGCCGGTCCTTCTAGAAGGAAACAAGGCACGGTTCCGTGGGCCCGATCCGTTTCGGTACCCGGTCCCTGGCCGCCGGCGAACCGGGCCGGGCCTCTGGCTCCGCGGCTGAGGGCGTTGGTCGCGGGCGAGAAGCCAGCGATCTGCACGGCCGACGAGCTCCATTACGTCCCGGTGTCCGGCTCCGAGTGGAAGCTCGCTCTCTGGCGCTACCTCCCTTCTCCGAAT GCGACTCGGAGGAATCACCCGCTTTTGCTGCTAAGTGGAGTTGGAACCAATGCGATCGGATACGATCTCTCTCCCGAG gcCTCGTTTGCACGACATATGAGTAGCCAAGGATTTGACACATGGATACTAGAAGTTCGAGGTGCTGGGCTGAGTGCAAGGCAATTGGACTATGAAGAGGCTAAGCGATCCCTTAATGCGGTGTCTGATTGGACAGAATCAG TGTTGTTAGCGGGGCAAAGCTCCAACATCATTAGCCAACTGAGGGATTTCAGTAAAAAACTAGTGGATATCATCGAAAGAGGTCAAAACGTGGTGCCATCGCCGTTGGTTGGCCTACAAGAGCGCCTTTCCAGCACATTGgaagatttccaaaagcaaCTGGATGTTATTGAGAATTACGATTGGGACTTCGACCACTATCTAGAGGAGGATGTGCCCACTGCG ATGGACTACTTAAGGACTTACTCCAAATCAAAAGATAGCAAGTTGCTTGCAATTGGTCACTCCATGGGAGGTATCTTGCTGTATGCCATGCTCTCAAGATACG GTAATGCGGGCAAAGATCCTGGGTTGGTGTCAGTTGCTACTCTGGGGTCATCTCTTGACTACACATCCTCTAGATCATCATTGAAATGGCTCTTACCTCTG GTGGAACCTGCGCAGGCTCTGAATGTCCCTGTTGTTCCTCTTGGCGGATTGATTGCTGCAGCTCATCCATTGGCATCACGTCCTCCTTTCTCATGGTTGAATCTGCAAATTTCTGCTCAGGCCATGATGCACCCAGAGTTGATGGAGAAGCTTGTTATGAACAATTTCG GCACAGTTCCTGCTAGGCTTCTCTTACAGCTGACGACAGCATTTCAAGACGGTGGATTATGTGACCGGAGGGGGACTTTCTTTTACAAAGATCATATAGATAAATGCAATGTCCCAGTCTTAGCCCTCGCTGGAGATCTAGATCTCATATGTCCACCCGATGCCGTATATG AAACGGCAAAGCTTATACCGAAGCATCTGCTGACTTACAAAGTGTTTGGTGAGCCGGGCGGTCCACATTATGCTCACTATGATCTGGTGGGTGGTGGAATGGTATGGAAGGCTCAccatctctatttttttttgaacaCCGATAATCTATAC GTGATTTTTGAATGA
- the LOC115745416 gene encoding uncharacterized protein LOC115745416 isoform X2, which translates to MSGLLSDLRLVARLAGPSRRKQGTVPWARSVSVPGPWPPANRAGPLAPRLRALVAGEKPAICTADELHYVPVSGSEWKLALWRYLPSPNATRRNHPLLLLSGVGTNAIGYDLSPEASFARHMSSQGFDTWILEVRGAGLSARQLDYEEAKRSLNAVSDWTESVLLAGQSSNIISQLRDFSKKLVDIIERGQNVVPSPLVGLQERLSSTLEDFQKQLDVIENYDWDFDHYLEEDVPTAMDYLRTYSKSKDSKLLAIGHSMGGILLYAMLSRYGNAGKDPGLVSVATLGSSLDYTSSRSSLKWLLPLVEPAQALNVPVVPLGGLIAAAHPLASRPPFSWLNLQISAQAMMHPELMEKLVMNNFGTVPARLLLQLTTAFQDGGLCDRRGTFFYKDHIDKCNVPVLALAGDLDLICPPDAVYETAKLIPKHLLTYKVFGEPGGPHYAHYDLVGGGMAPAQVYPCIIQFLNRHGRI; encoded by the exons atgtcgGGTCTTCTTTCGGATCTCCGCTTGGTAGCCCGCTTGGCCGGTCCTTCTAGAAGGAAACAAGGCACGGTTCCGTGGGCCCGATCCGTTTCGGTACCCGGTCCCTGGCCGCCGGCGAACCGGGCCGGGCCTCTGGCTCCGCGGCTGAGGGCGTTGGTCGCGGGCGAGAAGCCAGCGATCTGCACGGCCGACGAGCTCCATTACGTCCCGGTGTCCGGCTCCGAGTGGAAGCTCGCTCTCTGGCGCTACCTCCCTTCTCCGAAT GCGACTCGGAGGAATCACCCGCTTTTGCTGCTAAGTGGAGTTGGAACCAATGCGATCGGATACGATCTCTCTCCCGAG gcCTCGTTTGCACGACATATGAGTAGCCAAGGATTTGACACATGGATACTAGAAGTTCGAGGTGCTGGGCTGAGTGCAAGGCAATTGGACTATGAAGAGGCTAAGCGATCCCTTAATGCGGTGTCTGATTGGACAGAATCAG TGTTGTTAGCGGGGCAAAGCTCCAACATCATTAGCCAACTGAGGGATTTCAGTAAAAAACTAGTGGATATCATCGAAAGAGGTCAAAACGTGGTGCCATCGCCGTTGGTTGGCCTACAAGAGCGCCTTTCCAGCACATTGgaagatttccaaaagcaaCTGGATGTTATTGAGAATTACGATTGGGACTTCGACCACTATCTAGAGGAGGATGTGCCCACTGCG ATGGACTACTTAAGGACTTACTCCAAATCAAAAGATAGCAAGTTGCTTGCAATTGGTCACTCCATGGGAGGTATCTTGCTGTATGCCATGCTCTCAAGATACG GTAATGCGGGCAAAGATCCTGGGTTGGTGTCAGTTGCTACTCTGGGGTCATCTCTTGACTACACATCCTCTAGATCATCATTGAAATGGCTCTTACCTCTG GTGGAACCTGCGCAGGCTCTGAATGTCCCTGTTGTTCCTCTTGGCGGATTGATTGCTGCAGCTCATCCATTGGCATCACGTCCTCCTTTCTCATGGTTGAATCTGCAAATTTCTGCTCAGGCCATGATGCACCCAGAGTTGATGGAGAAGCTTGTTATGAACAATTTCG GCACAGTTCCTGCTAGGCTTCTCTTACAGCTGACGACAGCATTTCAAGACGGTGGATTATGTGACCGGAGGGGGACTTTCTTTTACAAAGATCATATAGATAAATGCAATGTCCCAGTCTTAGCCCTCGCTGGAGATCTAGATCTCATATGTCCACCCGATGCCGTATATG AAACGGCAAAGCTTATACCGAAGCATCTGCTGACTTACAAAGTGTTTGGTGAGCCGGGCGGTCCACATTATGCTCACTATGATCTGGTGGGTGGTGGAATG GCACCTGCTCAAGTCTATCCGTGCATAATCCAGTTCCTCAATCGCCACGGCAGGATTTGA
- the LOC115745691 gene encoding uncharacterized protein LOC115745691, translated as MTGSLLRSFSLYSHWNRPIVAFPGSIINRVRFYSHDGHSKPRDQENDASHADDDGGEELKRRILKFYNDGDMDEIPSILEEILKRKLAGKNDESLLDQLPSDVRREDLKSGEDSG; from the exons ATGACTGGGAGTCTACTcaggagcttctctctctactctcaTTGGAATCGACCCATCGTTGCCTTTCCTGGTTCGATCATCAATAGGGTCCGATTCTATTCCCACGACGGACACAGCAAGCCCCGAGATCAGGAGAACGATGCTTCCCATGCCGACGATGATGGCGGAGAAG AACTGAAGAGGAGGATCTTAAAGTTTTACAACGATGGCGACATGGACGAGATCCCGTCGATTCTCgaggaaattttgaagcggaaATTGGCGGGAAAAAATGATGAGAGCTTACTCGATCAACTTCCTTCTGACGTTAGACGTGAAGATCTTAAAAGTGGTGAAGACAGTGGTTGA
- the LOC115745416 gene encoding uncharacterized protein LOC115745416 isoform X3, with amino-acid sequence MSGLLSDLRLVARLAGPSRRKQGTVPWARSVSVPGPWPPANRAGPLAPRLRALVAGEKPAICTADELHYVPVSGSEWKLALWRYLPSPNATRRNHPLLLLSGVGTNAIGYDLSPEASFARHMSSQGFDTWILEVRGAGLSARQLDYEEAKRSLNAVSDWTESVLLAGQSSNIISQLRDFSKKLVDIIERGQNVVPSPLVGLQERLSSTLEDFQKQLDVIENYDWDFDHYLEEDVPTAMDYLRTYSKSKDSKLLAIGHSMGGILLYAMLSRYGNAGKDPGLVSVATLGSSLDYTSSRSSLKWLLPLVEPAQALNVPVVPLGGLIAAAHPLASRPPFSWLNLQISAQAMMHPELMEKLVMNNFGTVPARLLLQLTTAFQDGGLCDRRGTFFYKDHIDKCNVPVLALAGDLDLICPPDAVYETAKLIPKHLLTYKVFGEPGGPHYAHYDLAPAQVYPCIIQFLNRHGRI; translated from the exons atgtcgGGTCTTCTTTCGGATCTCCGCTTGGTAGCCCGCTTGGCCGGTCCTTCTAGAAGGAAACAAGGCACGGTTCCGTGGGCCCGATCCGTTTCGGTACCCGGTCCCTGGCCGCCGGCGAACCGGGCCGGGCCTCTGGCTCCGCGGCTGAGGGCGTTGGTCGCGGGCGAGAAGCCAGCGATCTGCACGGCCGACGAGCTCCATTACGTCCCGGTGTCCGGCTCCGAGTGGAAGCTCGCTCTCTGGCGCTACCTCCCTTCTCCGAAT GCGACTCGGAGGAATCACCCGCTTTTGCTGCTAAGTGGAGTTGGAACCAATGCGATCGGATACGATCTCTCTCCCGAG gcCTCGTTTGCACGACATATGAGTAGCCAAGGATTTGACACATGGATACTAGAAGTTCGAGGTGCTGGGCTGAGTGCAAGGCAATTGGACTATGAAGAGGCTAAGCGATCCCTTAATGCGGTGTCTGATTGGACAGAATCAG TGTTGTTAGCGGGGCAAAGCTCCAACATCATTAGCCAACTGAGGGATTTCAGTAAAAAACTAGTGGATATCATCGAAAGAGGTCAAAACGTGGTGCCATCGCCGTTGGTTGGCCTACAAGAGCGCCTTTCCAGCACATTGgaagatttccaaaagcaaCTGGATGTTATTGAGAATTACGATTGGGACTTCGACCACTATCTAGAGGAGGATGTGCCCACTGCG ATGGACTACTTAAGGACTTACTCCAAATCAAAAGATAGCAAGTTGCTTGCAATTGGTCACTCCATGGGAGGTATCTTGCTGTATGCCATGCTCTCAAGATACG GTAATGCGGGCAAAGATCCTGGGTTGGTGTCAGTTGCTACTCTGGGGTCATCTCTTGACTACACATCCTCTAGATCATCATTGAAATGGCTCTTACCTCTG GTGGAACCTGCGCAGGCTCTGAATGTCCCTGTTGTTCCTCTTGGCGGATTGATTGCTGCAGCTCATCCATTGGCATCACGTCCTCCTTTCTCATGGTTGAATCTGCAAATTTCTGCTCAGGCCATGATGCACCCAGAGTTGATGGAGAAGCTTGTTATGAACAATTTCG GCACAGTTCCTGCTAGGCTTCTCTTACAGCTGACGACAGCATTTCAAGACGGTGGATTATGTGACCGGAGGGGGACTTTCTTTTACAAAGATCATATAGATAAATGCAATGTCCCAGTCTTAGCCCTCGCTGGAGATCTAGATCTCATATGTCCACCCGATGCCGTATATG AAACGGCAAAGCTTATACCGAAGCATCTGCTGACTTACAAAGTGTTTGGTGAGCCGGGCGGTCCACATTATGCTCACTATGATCTG GCACCTGCTCAAGTCTATCCGTGCATAATCCAGTTCCTCAATCGCCACGGCAGGATTTGA
- the LOC115745416 gene encoding uncharacterized protein LOC115745416 isoform X4: MSGLLSDLRLVARLAGPSRRKQGTVPWARSVSVPGPWPPANRAGPLAPRLRALVAGEKPAICTADELHYVPVSGSEWKLALWRYLPSPNATRRNHPLLLLSGVGTNAIGYDLSPEASFARHMSSQGFDTWILEVRGAGLSARQLDYEEAKRSLNAVSDWTESVLLAGQSSNIISQLRDFSKKLVDIIERGQNVVPSPLVGLQERLSSTLEDFQKQLDVIENYDWDFDHYLEEDVPTAMDYLRTYSKSKDSKLLAIGHSMGGILLYAMLSRYGNAGKDPGLVSVATLGSSLDYTSSRSSLKWLLPLVEPAQALNVPVVPLGGLIAAAHPLASRPPFSWLNLQISAQAMMHPELMEKLVMNNFGV, encoded by the exons atgtcgGGTCTTCTTTCGGATCTCCGCTTGGTAGCCCGCTTGGCCGGTCCTTCTAGAAGGAAACAAGGCACGGTTCCGTGGGCCCGATCCGTTTCGGTACCCGGTCCCTGGCCGCCGGCGAACCGGGCCGGGCCTCTGGCTCCGCGGCTGAGGGCGTTGGTCGCGGGCGAGAAGCCAGCGATCTGCACGGCCGACGAGCTCCATTACGTCCCGGTGTCCGGCTCCGAGTGGAAGCTCGCTCTCTGGCGCTACCTCCCTTCTCCGAAT GCGACTCGGAGGAATCACCCGCTTTTGCTGCTAAGTGGAGTTGGAACCAATGCGATCGGATACGATCTCTCTCCCGAG gcCTCGTTTGCACGACATATGAGTAGCCAAGGATTTGACACATGGATACTAGAAGTTCGAGGTGCTGGGCTGAGTGCAAGGCAATTGGACTATGAAGAGGCTAAGCGATCCCTTAATGCGGTGTCTGATTGGACAGAATCAG TGTTGTTAGCGGGGCAAAGCTCCAACATCATTAGCCAACTGAGGGATTTCAGTAAAAAACTAGTGGATATCATCGAAAGAGGTCAAAACGTGGTGCCATCGCCGTTGGTTGGCCTACAAGAGCGCCTTTCCAGCACATTGgaagatttccaaaagcaaCTGGATGTTATTGAGAATTACGATTGGGACTTCGACCACTATCTAGAGGAGGATGTGCCCACTGCG ATGGACTACTTAAGGACTTACTCCAAATCAAAAGATAGCAAGTTGCTTGCAATTGGTCACTCCATGGGAGGTATCTTGCTGTATGCCATGCTCTCAAGATACG GTAATGCGGGCAAAGATCCTGGGTTGGTGTCAGTTGCTACTCTGGGGTCATCTCTTGACTACACATCCTCTAGATCATCATTGAAATGGCTCTTACCTCTG GTGGAACCTGCGCAGGCTCTGAATGTCCCTGTTGTTCCTCTTGGCGGATTGATTGCTGCAGCTCATCCATTGGCATCACGTCCTCCTTTCTCATGGTTGAATCTGCAAATTTCTGCTCAGGCCATGATGCACCCAGAGTTGATGGAGAAGCTTGTTATGAACAATTTCG GAGTATGA